The Anolis carolinensis isolate JA03-04 chromosome 2, rAnoCar3.1.pri, whole genome shotgun sequence genome has a window encoding:
- the c2h3orf62 gene encoding uncharacterized protein C3orf62 homolog isoform X2, giving the protein MSEKLNRCRKELAAAIGRAMEDLSIPPLASPDSAADLSSDLPTTRTPTPPNEEPSSQKGESTPPTVYCPQVSLPVASTSEKENPLFRQNLIPVTVAPNIQSPKREPLSSKENTWLHPQIFIADRQFFLSLEDSERRKQHLSKTDERPMKSETSVSDDDAAPQNLKELADLSDNPAMWPAEKLPRKPGFENELQEVSRLSSELFPLDASSVLDMDVSSFRKVLEHSTEDEAIIETLLDMEEEYRLNSSTLHQLH; this is encoded by the exons ATGTCAGAAAAGCTAAACCGTTGTCGTAAGGAGCTTGCTGCTGCTATTGGCCGAGCCATGGAAGATCTCTCCATTCCTCCCTTGGCTTCCCCAGACTCCGCTGCTGACCTGAGCTCTGACTTACCCACGACACGGACCCCAACGCCCCCCAACGAAGAACCCTCTAGTCAGAAAGGAGAAAGCACCCCACCCACGGTGTATTGCCCCCAGGTCTCTTTACCAGTGGCTTCTACTTCTGAAAAAGAGAACCCCCTCTTCAGGCAAAATCTAATTCCAGTGACTGTGGCCCCCAACATTCAATCCCCGAAACGGGAGCCCCTGTCAAGCAAGGAAAACACATGGCTACATCCTCAAATTTTCATCGCTGACAGGCAGTTTTTCCTCAGCTTAGAAGACAGCGAGAGGAGAAAGCAGCATCTAAG TAAAACTGATGAAAGGCCCATGAAGTCTGAAACAAGTGTAAGTGATGACGATGCCGCTCCACAGAATCTGAAAGAGCTTGCTGATTTGAGTG ATAACCCAGCTATGTGGCCAGcagaaaagcttccaaggaaaccTGGTTTTGAAAATGAACTGCAGGAAGTGTCTAGGCTGTCAAGTGAACTATTTCCTCTAGATGCATCCTCAGTCCTTGATATGGATGTGAGTAGTTTCAGAAAGGTCCTGGAGCACAGCACCGAGGATGAAGCAATCATTGAAACGTTGCTAGATATGGAAGAGGAATACAGATTGAACAGCTCCACCTTGCACCAGCTGCACTAA
- the c2h3orf62 gene encoding uncharacterized protein C3orf62 homolog isoform X1 produces the protein MGYFSSGEMSEKLNRCRKELAAAIGRAMEDLSIPPLASPDSAADLSSDLPTTRTPTPPNEEPSSQKGESTPPTVYCPQVSLPVASTSEKENPLFRQNLIPVTVAPNIQSPKREPLSSKENTWLHPQIFIADRQFFLSLEDSERRKQHLSKTDERPMKSETSVSDDDAAPQNLKELADLSDNPAMWPAEKLPRKPGFENELQEVSRLSSELFPLDASSVLDMDVSSFRKVLEHSTEDEAIIETLLDMEEEYRLNSSTLHQLH, from the exons ATGGGATACTTTTCTTCAGGTGAGATGTCAGAAAAGCTAAACCGTTGTCGTAAGGAGCTTGCTGCTGCTATTGGCCGAGCCATGGAAGATCTCTCCATTCCTCCCTTGGCTTCCCCAGACTCCGCTGCTGACCTGAGCTCTGACTTACCCACGACACGGACCCCAACGCCCCCCAACGAAGAACCCTCTAGTCAGAAAGGAGAAAGCACCCCACCCACGGTGTATTGCCCCCAGGTCTCTTTACCAGTGGCTTCTACTTCTGAAAAAGAGAACCCCCTCTTCAGGCAAAATCTAATTCCAGTGACTGTGGCCCCCAACATTCAATCCCCGAAACGGGAGCCCCTGTCAAGCAAGGAAAACACATGGCTACATCCTCAAATTTTCATCGCTGACAGGCAGTTTTTCCTCAGCTTAGAAGACAGCGAGAGGAGAAAGCAGCATCTAAG TAAAACTGATGAAAGGCCCATGAAGTCTGAAACAAGTGTAAGTGATGACGATGCCGCTCCACAGAATCTGAAAGAGCTTGCTGATTTGAGTG ATAACCCAGCTATGTGGCCAGcagaaaagcttccaaggaaaccTGGTTTTGAAAATGAACTGCAGGAAGTGTCTAGGCTGTCAAGTGAACTATTTCCTCTAGATGCATCCTCAGTCCTTGATATGGATGTGAGTAGTTTCAGAAAGGTCCTGGAGCACAGCACCGAGGATGAAGCAATCATTGAAACGTTGCTAGATATGGAAGAGGAATACAGATTGAACAGCTCCACCTTGCACCAGCTGCACTAA